The window ATCACCACCTATTGGCCATTTGATATCTATGGTGGAGCTAGGGAAACTCTTATTGACCCAAAAACCTTCCCTTTCTATTCACATACTCATCACTTCTGTGCCCTATGATTCTGGCTCCACTGCCCCATACATTGCCAACGTTGCTGCCACCATTCCCTCGATCAAATTCCACCATCTTCCTACTGTAATCCTCCCTTCTACAAAAACCACCCATCTTGAAGAACTCACTTTTGAGGTCCTTCGCCTCAGCAATCCTCACGTTCGTGAAGAACTACTGTCCATTTCCAAAAACCACACCATTCATGGCCTTGTCGTGGACTTCTTTTGCTGTGCTGCTCTCTCTGTTGCCAAGGAACTCAATATCCCTGGCTACCACTTCTTCACTTCTGGTGCTGGTGTTCTCGCTATTTTCCTTTATTTCCCAACCATTCATAACACCACCACAAAAAGTCTTAAAGATCTAAAGTCCCTTCTCCATATTCCCGGTGTTCCACCAATTCCATCGTCTGACATGCCAATACCGGTACTTCATCGCGACTATAAGGCCTATAAATACTTTTTAGATTCCTCAAGCAGCTTTCCCGAATCGGCAGGTATTTTTGTAAACACTTTTGCATCACTTGAAGCCAGAGCTGTGAAAACAACATCCGAGGGATTATGTGTACCCAATAATCGCACACCCCCAATTTACTGTGTCGGACCATTGATAGCCACTGAAGGTCCTAAAGATGATGCAGGCACTCGCAATGGTACTACGCTGGAGTGTCTAACATGGCTGGACTCGCAACCAGTTGGAAGTgttgtttttctatgttttggTAGTTTGGGGCTGTTCTCCAAGGAACAGTTAAGAGAAATGGCTTTCGGGTTGGAGAGAAGTGGGCACAGGTTCTTGTGGGTGGTTCGGAATCCACCTTCTGATAAAAAAAGCCTGGCACTATCGGCACATCCAAACATTGATTTAGACTCATTGCTCCCTGAAGATTTCTTGGATCGAACCAAGGATAGGGGACTCGTGCTGAAGTCTTGGGCTCCGCAAGTAGCAGTGCTGAACCATCCATCGGTAGGCGGTTTCGTA of the Populus nigra chromosome 7, ddPopNigr1.1, whole genome shotgun sequence genome contains:
- the LOC133699000 gene encoding UDP-glycosyltransferase 88A1-like; its protein translation is MEEAIVLYPSPPIGHLISMVELGKLLLTQKPSLSIHILITSVPYDSGSTAPYIANVAATIPSIKFHHLPTVILPSTKTTHLEELTFEVLRLSNPHVREELLSISKNHTIHGLVVDFFCCAALSVAKELNIPGYHFFTSGAGVLAIFLYFPTIHNTTTKSLKDLKSLLHIPGVPPIPSSDMPIPVLHRDYKAYKYFLDSSSSFPESAGIFVNTFASLEARAVKTTSEGLCVPNNRTPPIYCVGPLIATEGPKDDAGTRNGTTLECLTWLDSQPVGSVVFLCFGSLGLFSKEQLREMAFGLERSGHRFLWVVRNPPSDKKSLALSAHPNIDLDSLLPEDFLDRTKDRGLVLKSWAPQVAVLNHPSVGGFVSHCGWNSVLEAVCAGVPLVAWPLYAEQRVNRILLVEEMKLALPMNESDNGLVSSAEVEERVLGLMESEGGKLIRERTIAMKIAAKAALNEGGSSRVALSKLVESWKDK